The Amblyomma americanum isolate KBUSLIRL-KWMA chromosome 5, ASM5285725v1, whole genome shotgun sequence genome window below encodes:
- the LOC144132509 gene encoding uncharacterized protein LOC144132509: MAVADVSAAMLVLIDGVETRAYALLDEHGTHMENDDGFLYETEGGLRISVLRVEEPIRNTPPPTVPAVVEDGGRLAPSPLRQTTPPVVWQPTPSPGPSCYSPPPSGHGERDAWNDRKSRSLITKYKEAKDSIGRKGGFRTKKGFVREA; the protein is encoded by the exons ATGGCCGTAGCAGACGTTTCCGCAGCCATGCTCGTCTTGATCGACGGCGTCGAGACACGGGCATATGCCTTGCTTGACGAGCACGGCACGCACATGGAAAACGATGATGGATTCCTTTATGAGACGGAAG GCGGCCTTCGCATCAGTGTACTACGTGTGGAAGAACCTATTCGCAACACACCTCCACCGACGGTACCGGCTGTCGTTGAGGATGGCGGTCGGCTCGCGCCGTCGCCTCTTCGGCAGACCACGCCGCCGGTAGTCTGGCAGCCCACGCCGTCGCCAGGGCCGTCGTGTTATTCGCCACCACCGTCCGGCCACGGCGAACGCGATGCGTGGAACGACAGGAAATCAAGGTCCCTGATTACAAAATATAAGGAAGCCAAGGATAGCATTGGCAGAAAGGG